Proteins encoded within one genomic window of Tamandua tetradactyla isolate mTamTet1 chromosome 11, mTamTet1.pri, whole genome shotgun sequence:
- the CYP4F22 gene encoding ultra-long-chain fatty acid omega-hydroxylase, producing MLPITDHLLHLLGLEKTAFRLYAGSALLLCLLFFFFRQLLQLLGLCWRFHLTCRRLRYFPQPPRRNWLLGHLGMYLPTEAGLQDEKKVLDNMHHVILVWIGPVLPLLVLVHPDYIKPLVGASAAIAPKDDLFYGFLKPWLGDGLLLSKGEKWSRHRRLLTPAFHFDILKPYMKIFNQSTNFMHAKWRGLAKGSVISLDMFEHISLMTLDSLQKCVFSHNSNCQEKMSDYISAIVELSALVVRRQFRLQEHLDFIYYRTADGRRFRQACDTVHRFTTEVIQERRRALRQQGAEAWLKSRQGKTLDFIDVLLLAKDEDGKELSDEDIRAEADTFMFEGHDTTSSGLSWVLFNLAKYPEYQEKCREEIQEVMKGREPEELEWDDLIQLPFTTMCIKESLRQYPPVTLISRRCTEDIKLPDGRIIPKGIICLISIYGTHHNPTVWPDSKVYNPYRFDPDNPQQRSPLAYLPFSAGPRNCIGQSFAMAEMRVVVALTLLRFRLSVDRTRKVRRKPELILRTESGIWLNVEPLPPRA from the exons ATGCTGCCCATCACGGACCACCTGCTGCACCTGCTGGGGCTGGAGAAGACAGCGTTCCGCCTGTATGCGGGCTCCGCCCTGCTCCTCTGTctgctcttcttcttctttcgCCAGCTGCTGCAGCTCTTGGGGCTCTGCTGGAGGTTCCACCTCACCTGCCGCCGGCTGCGCTACTTCCCACAGCCACCCAGGCGCAACTGGCTGCTGGGCCACCTGGGCATG TACCTTCCGACTGAGGCGGGCCTCCAAGATGAGAAGAAGGTGCTGGACAATATGCACCATGTGATTTTGGTGTGGATCGGACCCGTCCTGCCGCTGCTGGTTTTGGTGCACCCCGATTACATCAAGCCCCTGGTGGGAGCCTCAG CTGCCATCGCCCCCAAGGATGACCTTTTCTATGGCTTCCTGAAACCCTGGCTGG GCGATGGGCTGCTGCTCAGCAAAGGTGAAAAATGGAGCCGTCACCGCCGCCTGCTCACGCCCGCCTTCCACTTCGACATCCTGAAGCCCTACATGAAAATCTTCAACCAGAGCACAAACTTCATGCAC GCTAAGTGGCGAGGTCTGGCGAAGGGATCGGTGATCTCTCTCGACATGTTCGAGCACATCAGCCTCATGACCCTGGACAGTCTGCAGAAATGCGTCTTCAGCCACAACAGCAACTGTCAGGA GAAGATGAGCGATTACATCTCGGCCATCGTCGAGCTGAGCGCCCTGGTGGTTCGGCGGCAGTTCCGCCTGCAGGAGCACCTCGACTTCATCTACTACCGCACGGCGGATGGGCGACGCTTCCGGCAGGCCTGTGACACTGTGCATCGCTTCACCACCGAGGTGATCCAGGAGCGGCGGCGGGCGCTGCGCCAGCAGGGGGCTGAGGCCTGGCTCAAGTCCAGGCAGGGCAAGACCCTCGACTTCATCGACGTGCTGCTCCTGGCCAAG GATGAAGATGGGAAGGAACTGTCAGACGAGGATATCCGGGCTGAGGCTGACACCTTCATGTTCGAGG GTCACGACACAACCTCCAGTGGGCTCTCATGGGTGCTGTTCAACTTGGCAAAGTATCCGGAGTACCAGGAGAAGTGCCGGGAAGAGATTCAGGAAGTGATGAAAGGCCGGGAACCTGAGGAGCTGGAGTG GGATGACCTGATCCAGCTGCCCTTCACCACCATGTGCATCAAGGAAAGCCTGCGACAGTACCCGCCTGTGACTCTCATCTCCCGCCGCTGCACGGAGGACATCAAACTCCCGGACGGACGCATCATCCCCAAAG GAATCATCTGCCTGATCAGCATCTATGGGACCCACCACAACCCGACAGTGTGGCCTGACTCCAAG GTGTACAACCCCTACCGCTTTGACCCGGACAACCCACAGCAACGCTCTCCGCTGGCTTACCTGCCCTTCTCCGCGGGACCCAG GAACTGCATCGGACAGAGCTTCGCCATGGCCGAGATGCGCGTGGTCGTGGCGCTGACGCTGCTGCGCTTCCGCCTGAGCGTGGACCGGACGCGCAAGGTGCGGCGGAAGCCCGAGCTCATCCTGCGCACCGAGAGCGGCATCTGGCTCAACGTGGAGCCGCTGCCGCCGCGGGCCTGA